The genome window GCCGCGTGCACGCATGAGCATATCACATCCACGCTGTTCTATCGCTTGAAAGAGGTTTGTTCCTAAAGAAGGAAGGAACGATGTATTGAAAAAAAGTTCTGCGAGTAGAATAGTCCCTACAGCAAAGATGAAACCGTAATACTTTTTGAGACCTGCTTTAACGATCGTGGATGGATTCATAAAGTCTGCCTTTTTTGGTATGTACTACGGAGGATTCTTTAAAATATAATTGTTGCTAATCTAACAAGGTGCCAGACGAAATGCAACCGTAACCTTAATATTGCTATATTTGTGTTGAAGCGACATCTTTGAGATTATTATGAATCTTTGGTTTCCCTTGACATAGGGGTAATTTCTTGTTAAGATTTCGTTATATGAGAAAGTGTGAATAATTGAAGAGAGAGGAAAGAAAAGAATGACAATCTGTAAATATTTTGAAAAATCAATAGTACTTGGAATATTCACAGGTATTCTCATAATCTCAAATGTATCAGTTTCAGCAGGTGCCGGCAATCCAGCTGCATCTTCGAATATATATAGACGTGATTCCCTCAAGGTGGGCAGCGTAGCTCCATCTTTCGTTATGCGGGATCTTCTCACGGATAATGCCGTTTTTCTGCGCGATTACACGGGCGAGACTCTTCGTGATTCTTGGAAAAATAAAAACCGTTATGTTGTTGTTCTGAGTTTTTGGGCAACGTGGTGCCAGCCATGTAAAGTTGAGATCCCTCTTCTTGAAAAAATATCTGAGGAAATGAAGAATGAACCTATAAAATTCTTTCTTATCAACACCATGGAGAAATCCGAATTAAACGAAGATACGATCCGACAGGTATACATGTCGAGGGGGTACAATGTGCAATGTCTTCTCGATCCGGCAACGCGGTTTGCGCAGCTCTACACGGTGCATGGACTGCCCATGATTGTTGTCATAGATAAATTTGGAATTGTGCGCAAGATCAACCGCGGATATAATGAAAATTTCC of Ignavibacteriales bacterium contains these proteins:
- a CDS encoding TlpA disulfide reductase family protein, with product MTICKYFEKSIVLGIFTGILIISNVSVSAGAGNPAASSNIYRRDSLKVGSVAPSFVMRDLLTDNAVFLRDYTGETLRDSWKNKNRYVVVLSFWATWCQPCKVEIPLLEKISEEMKNEPIKFFLINTMEKSELNEDTIRQVYMSRGYNVQCLLDPATRFAQLYTVHGLPMIVVIDKFGIVRKINRGYNENFHIELEKLIKELVQEKVGTKK